The DNA region ATTCCTTTGGGGAGGGAGCTGGAGGGGCAAATTCAAAACCTGTTCAGAGAGAAGTAACAGCCCATATGAACAGCTTTATTCTTGACTGGCTGGGATTGCCAAGCATGTTATAAGTCCATTCATTCTTGTTTCCTGTGTTCCTTGGGATCTTACTTCTCCAGTAGTGTGGGTCCATTCTGGGGTACTAGAGTAAGAGGCCATTGGAGAAACCCTCACCAGATTTTCTTGTGTCTGCCTGGATAAAATGTTGAAAAGCTTAGTAGCTGTATTTCTCTTTCAAATGCTATCAGGGGTGAGAGAGATAATTGACCACAGAAAAGCACTTAGGTTTTCCCTATAACACAGTTATATTGGTTCTTAGCCTCCAGAGTGTGGCTTATTAAGTCATGGGCATATTTTCTCATGCAGTTTCCCACCCACATCCCTCCCCACACTGTTCATCACCTCCCTGACAGTGTAAGGCCAGAGCCTCATTTAGGAAATCCAGTCTTGACCTCTTCTTACTTTTCCAGGTGATTGTGGAAAAAGTCTCTGGCTCTCAGATTGTTGACATTGACAAACGGAAGTACTTGGTTCCATCTGACATCACTGTGGCCCAGTTCATGTGGATCATCAGGAAAAGGATCCAGCTTCCTTCTGAAAAGGCAATCTTCTTGTTTGTGGATAAGACAGTCCCACAGTCCAGGTGAGAGATGTTTACTAGATGAGCCCTCTGGTATTAGACATCTCTTTGGCTGCTTATTGAACTCAAAACTTTGGAGGTCTGGAAACTCTAGGGGTCCTGACCCTGCAAATGTGGAGCCACAACCATAGCTCCAGGAAAATAATAAAGGGCTAAAATACTTTTGAGTGAACTTTGGCTCAAGAAAATAAGACAAGGTTggactttaaaagaaaatgttctagCTTCAGATCCCCTTATTCAGGTTTAAGCCACAGATAGAATTTAGGCCTGAAATGAGGTTTTCTGCTAATGGTTCCTGAAATCAGCACTGTTGCTCTCCACTGGAAGCTTATGGGCCCTCCTGAGGCTCAGCTTCAGTTAATAATCGTGCTTGCTACAAAAGTCTGCTCTTTGCCATTGTGAGTCAGTATCTTCCTGATCCTTAAGTCTGATAAAATAGCTGCTGTCCAGTTAAGGACTCTGAAGTCCCTTCACAGACCTATACTACCTCTGTCAGCTTAATTGTTGTGCTGCCTGTTGACACCTGAATCTAGACAGGAGCACTGTAATTTCTCTCTTCAGTGTAGTTGACAATTCAGCTTTAGTGCCCTGTGAAAAATGGACAGGCTCAGTTTGAATCTTTGGTCAGTCCTTTCCTAGTACTGATTGGGCACTTCTGAGCTCAGAACTAGATTCTGGCCCCCTCAGTGTAAATTCCTGGTCACATCTTAGTGACTCAAACTAGGTTTCATGTTACCACCCAAAAGTAAACTTCTAAAAGCTAAGGtttcatgcctataattccagtgacttgagaggctgagacagggggatcccaaggttgaggtcagcctgggcaacttagtgagacactgtctcgaAGTAAAATAAGGAGAGCTAgggattcagtggtagagcacttgcctagcatgcatgagaccctgggttcagtccccagtattgtaatcaatcagtcaatcaatagTTAAGGTGTTCATCAGCCCTGGGAACTAGCCAGAATATGTTCCTGTTAAATTCTTAAAAGCTCCAGAAAAGGCCTGAGCCAAATTCCAGACCTTATTTTTACTAAAGGTGAAAAACTGGCTATTCTTTGGTCTGATTGCTGCTTTCACAGTCTCTACCACCTCCACTTCCTGTTGTGTGTTAGCAAGGCGGGgcaggaaagaaatgaaaggcacTGCTCTTTGAGTGCCTTGGTCTGCTATTGCTGTAGCTCTGGAAGCTGTGGTGGTGTTTCTAGTAGTGATCTTGTCACTGTTGGGATCTTGTAGCCTCCCTTTATAGGCCTCTGGGCAGTGTGTTAGCAGGGGAGGAGACCTTGGGCCCCTGAGGTCACTCTCAGCTTCCCTTAAggtgttggaggaggaaaatcTTATTTCATACCACCTGGAACTTTACAGAGCCTTGGCGAtcctattttccttcttcctggagGTGGTGGTAGCTTAGTGGGAGGAAGTAGATGACTAGGATCTATGGCATtgagtttatttttctccatgcTGATCTTCTGATACTCCTTGAGGAAATGAAGCAGGCTTTTGGAAACATTATTTCTCTGATGGTGCCATGGTAATCTAGCAATTAAAATGGCTGTAGATTTTATGAGCTACCCCTTTTTTATTATCCCTGAGATAAATAGAATTGGAAATGAAAAGTGATTCTCAGGTCAGGAGAGGTTGCTTCAGGGCCATTTTCTCTCCAAGCCCCATTTGCCTTTTCAGTCTGGGAGAATCCTTCCTAAAGTAGATTATATGTGACCCAAATCTGGATTTTTATTTGCAGTAAATAAAGTTGAACCCTTGAACctggaatgctctaccactataCCCCGagtccttatttttttgtttttcaaattttgagacatatggggctggagatatagttcagttggttgAGTGCCTGGCTcccatgcgcaaggccctgggttcaatccccagcaccataaaaaaaaagttgctaaggctggcctcaaacttgcctcagACTACTGAATTGCTTGGACTATAGGCATGCCCATCACGCCTAGCAACAAAGAGGAATTTTAGAACTCAAATCCTCACTCTTCAGGATGTAGAGAAAGAATATCAGCTGGGGCCCCTCTGCCCAGGTCCATAGCACTTTTGGGTACAGTTAATGATATCTTGCCCCACAATTTATGTAGCCATTCTTTGTTCATCTtggagttttattctttttttttttcttttttgtattggggattgaacctagggatgcttaattactcagccacatccccagcccttttatttattttttattttgaaaccaggtcttgctaagttgcttagggtcttgctaaattgcttaggctggccttgaacttggatcctgctgcctcagtctcacagtctgggattatagacctttgccaccacacccagcttatcttggagttttattctttttctttttcttttctttttttttttttgtagatggatgGCAtcgttttttaatttatttttttaatgtggtgctgaggattgaacccagtgcctcacacacatgctaggcaagagctctgccactgagctacagccctagccctggAGTTTTACTCTTAAAACCAAATTTGTTTATAAACAAAAAAGGCATGTGACACCATCAGGCCTTATGCAAATGTAATCACCCATAGCAACACAAAAGAAAGTGAACAGCCTCCTCTTTAGCTCTTTTCCAGCCTCCTCGGGGAAGCCTGGAGTCTCTTTTAACCTTCATCCAGTGCTTGCAGCCTGCAGAGAGTAGCTGGGGAAATCAGAACACACAGAGGATGCATCAGGCCTGCAGGAGCTCTTCTTGCATAATTGACAGGTCTGCACAGGAATCACTTATGCCTGAGGCTGAAGAAGTAACTTCAGTTATTTTTGCCTTGAGGTTTCATTATAGTTTAGAATAATTAGAGTTAAATAGAAACAGGTTTATCCCTAAGAGTTTTACTTCCTTAATTCTTTCTGAATTCTTGTTTTAACAAATGGGGGAATCTCACTTTCCTTTTTCACTTAGCAGTGGAAAGCTGAATTTTCAGTTTAGGTACCTGTATCAGGAATCAGGGCAAAACCAGAAAGGGAACTAACTTGATGCAGACAGAACTGACAAAGAACATAAGTTTCCCAGCCATGGCCTTAGCGGGGAACCCAGATTTGGCAATGGTCTTGTATCTTTAGAGCACAGACAggaatcatcttctttttttggtgggggatgagagtgccagggattgaactcgggagcactcaacatctccagccctattttttttttttttttaagtccatttctttctttctttttttaagagagattgagtgagagagagagagagagaggattttaatatttattttttttagttctcggcagacacaacatctttgtttgtatgtggtgctgaggatcgaacccgggccgcacgcatgccaggcgagtgcgctacgctaccgtttgagccacatccccagccctgttttttgtattttatttagagacagggtctcattgagttgcttagcaccttgccattgttgaggctggctttgaactcggtcctcctgcctcagcctccctagcctctgggattataggcatgcagctAGGAATCTTAATTCcctgtttaaaaatagaaacaaaagtctgttattaaatatctaaaatattataattcGACATCACGAAACTGGTACTGTTAAAGATGATGGTGTCTAATGGTACATCCTTTATTTAGAAATGAGCTTAAATTAgcaattttggggctggggataaagttcagttggtagagtgcttgccttgcatgaacaaggcccttggttcaatacccagcacacacacacacacaaaaacaatttaGCAATCTTGATCATTTCTAGGTAAATACCACAGGGTTTATTTCAGCAATGGAACAAGGTCTGTTcatttcagagaaaaatctgATAAACAGGTATAACCTGAATTTCCTTATATTTTAGAATCTTGGGGATCTTTCAGAATGAATATATACATAGACATCCACATGTATATAcaatctatacatatatatacatatgtaaataattaaaaaaaaaactttttattattgaggattgaacccagaaatatttttaccaatgaactacatctccagtcctttttttggtggagggtgggggagaaccagggattaaactcagggatgcttaaccactgagccacgtctccaaccccttcttattttttgagacagagtctcactaagttgcttagggactcactaagttcctgaggctggctttggacttggaatcctcctgtctcagcctcctgagttgctgggattatagacatgtgccaccatgctgggcctttttttttttttttaatgttttattttgagacaggatctccctaagttaccTAGAcaggtcttgaacttgccatcctccagcctcagcctcctttagctgggattacaggtgtgtgtcaccattcCTGGCTCTTCAGGGCCATATGAACTTTTCCTTTTCAGCCATTACGTTTCCAATTTCCATAGTAGTGGTTACTGTCCTCTGTCTTTACCCCACCTATCCTCCTGCTGAGAAATAAGTCCAGGTCCAGTGAAAGGACATGGGTTCCTCAGCAGATGGCTGGCCAGTGTGTTTCTCAGTCCAGCCAGTTTATGAGTCAGCCTGAATCGCAGCCTCTGTGACCTGCCCTTGATCTGGGGCTGACAGCAGGTTTCACATGGATTCAGTACTCACAGTTGTAGATCAGCCTCCCTCAATTCATAGGGCTGTTGAGTAGCATAAAACTAATGtttgaggctggggatgttgctcggtggtagggcgcttgcctagtgtgcatgagtccccgagttcaatccccagcactgtaaaacaaaacaaaaattaatgtttaCCTTCAGGAGCATGGCTGTTTTTGGATGTGGATCTTGCTGAAACTTGCCCTTTTTTGTTGGTTAATTCCTCCAGTGCAGAAGTAGTTTTGCCTGGGTCTGTGTGATCCTGAATAGAGGAGTGGGGAACaaagttttaggaaaaaatttaGGTTCATCTCACTCAGTACTTCAGGGTCCTACCTCACCTTAGATTGGCCGCATGTCTTCCATTTGTCATtatcttttcttgtttctttcctcATCAGACTTAGAAGGTGGCAGTGCCCCTGACATCCAGGCAGCATCCTTCTCAGATGTGTGTATGAAGTACTTGATGACACAGCATTAGGCATGCAAACGCGGGACTGGAGGTTACCTTTGGGTGTCTTCTAAGCCACCTCCCACTAACTTGAGCAGGAAGCCTTGGAGTTGCAGTGCTGCTTGTGAGATGTTCCACCACCTAGCTAGCCTGGGTAGCGTAGCTGGGCAGAAGCATTAGAGTTGCCTCTATGCTTCAGGGTTCTCGGCCATTCCAAACAATTCAGTGCTGGTGGCTCAGGCCTCTGGATTTTGAGAGGGGAGCTCATTCCCTGAGAGGCTTATGGAATGTGTTCTAAACCAACATACCAGCCTTCTGCTATACAGACTACCTGCTGAGTAAGGTTACATTTTGCCCCCCTGTACTTCCACTTGAATGCACTTTTAATGGgtctttaaacaaattttttttttttaaactctgtttGTGGTCCAGCTCTTTTTGGCTCCTGCCAAGTTATTCTGACATTGCATGAGTGTAGTCCAGTCCCGAAACGGCTATTTTCAAGTCATTTGACCATACCAATGTGCCATGGCAGCCACTGAAGCCTCAAAATCAGGAAGTTGTGTAGCATTGAGCACTGTCTGGTTATCAAGTTCCTTGCCCTACTATAAGGACACACTACTTTGCTGTCAACTATATAGAACTTCCACATGATTCTTTGTGGGAAAAGAACAGGGTTGGACTGTACATTAGGCACAACCATTAGCTGTCACATTACAACATCAGAAAAGACATAAGTCTTTCTTTCTTAGAGGGAGCACAAGTTGATGATAAGAATGTTTCCTAGTTTTTTGACATAGGGTGCATTatttgacctctctgtgccttagttttcttatctttgAACTGTGAATTGTGATAGCACTTGCTTTATAGGATTGTTATGGGGATCGAAGGACCTAACCTGTGTTATGTATTTGGAACAGTGTTTGGCCCATGCTTGCTGTTATAACTAGGATTTTTATCAGCCTCTGTTGTTGCTTGGGCATTGCTTAAACTGACAAAACCAATTTTTACTTAAAAGACAATGGAATCTCAAAACAGAAAGAAGCAAAAGCCACATTTTTATGGGCCTCTACCTGCCAAAAGTCAGGGCTGAGTCTCAGAACCTGCCTTAGTAGTGGTTCTGTAGTCATTGCTCACTGTGCGCACCATAGAGTCTGGGGTAGGCTGCTGGTATGTATGAAGTTCCATGAGTATTTCTTATTTAGTAGTGGATCTAGAGTCATTGCACTAGGGCTTCTAACTTGCTAGGGAAAGAGCAGAACGTGGTCTCCCAAATGGAACTCAACTAAGTGCCAGGGGACGGTTGTCTTTGTATTGCAGTGTCTGCTAACCGTGTTAACACATTTGGTGGTGGCAATGGTGAGATGTTACCACAGGTCTCATTTGTGGCACCCTGAACACTGACCATGTGGGGTAAAGAGAGTTGTGGCACTAGctttaattgttttcttagtagtcTCATCCTGAAGAGTCTCAAAACTGGGTTTTCTCTCCAGGCATTCTGTCACTGGGTAAAAATCTGGGGAGGCTCAGCTGCATGTTCAAGCTCTTCTGCTGGTTGCTGGCTTTGTACTCACTTCCTGGTTTCCTACTCCCTGGTAATATGGGCTCTTAAAGATGAGCATCTCCCCGCACCCACAAAAGAATGTTTCTTTATTCTCAACCTGGCTGCATAAGGACTCATCTTAGgcatttaaaaatgtgctaaTGCCTGGGTCCCTCCTCCAGAGATTCTTAATTGTCTGGGGTGGGGCTTGGGCAGGGAGATCTTTGTAAAGTTCCCCAGTGATTCTGATGTGCAGTCAAGGTGGAGACTGAGCACTGTAAGTATTCTCATGAGCTGGATTCCTTCCTCTACCTACCTACGCCCGAGTCCTCACATGTTTTAGGGCATGCAGACCtcatatatgatttgcaaattttCTAGTAGCTACAGTAAAGAAGtagaaacaggtgaaattaattttaatagtttgaccctaaatatctaaaattttatcttttcaacatTTAATCAAAATTGAGATTATTTCACTTTCATACTAAGTCTTTGAAATCTTGTGTTTTACACTTATAGTACATTTTAGTTCAGACAAGCCACATTTCAATTGCTGAATGTAGTCAGAGGCTGCTGTATTGGACAGCATCGATACAGGACATTTTTGTCACAGCAGACATTTTTATTAAACAGAGCTGTTCCAGGGAGCTCTTATTTTACAAATTCCAGGTCAAGAGATCCTCACAGGGTCACTGTTCTTATTTTACGGGATGCTGGCAGCAGGCCATTTCATATTCATAGCCGTCCACCCCGCATCCTTAATAGTCTTCCCACACAGCTGTCCCAAGCTTGAAAATGGTGCAGGaagaatagaaaaggagaaaacaaaatccCCTTTTATagatgtgcctgtgtgtgtttaCATGTGGGTCCCAGTCAGCCCACTAGCAGCAAAGCAGCAGGGGGTGGGGCTGCCATTGCTTTACCAGGTTGAGGCCTGGGACTCCTCTCTAATCAGGCTGCCCCCACACCTGGTTTACATGTTGAGACTTGTCAAGGCTGTTAACCTCAAATGTCTGAGGTGAGCTTTTAGACGAGCATCTTACTGCTGCTTCTAGTTACAGCGTCGTTCGTGGTCACACGTTTAGCACGCATACGCCTCCTGCTGTCTCAGGTAGTTGCATGGTGTCATGGTGTTACTAGTCTCACTCTGGAGTTGGGACAACTCAATTTCATGACAGAACTAGATTAGATTTCCACTGCAGTCTGTTTTATGGTCTAGGGAAAGCCAGCTTCCCACCCACACTTTTAGTTTAAGGAAACTCTTTATTTCGGAAGGGTTCTTTGGAGCTTGGGCAGGCAGGCCTCTTTGGATCCCAGATACAGTATGAGCTTTTTTGCCTTATGTGTGAGGGGAGAAACTTCTCTTAGATGATGTTGACGGTACCTACCATAAGTTATAAATCTTCAAATAAACCAGCCTGGAGGAAAGAGCCCAATATACTCTTTCTTACCAGGGTCCTTTACCCACACAGGAATGGTCTTTAGGCTCTTCATTTTGCTTAGTTTCCCCCACCCCTTGCCCTTggcatttaaaaagaattcagGTGCTAACCAGCCTGAGCTCATTCAAGGAGCTGGCTTTTTAAAAGGATTTACTTACATGGTTCTGCTTCTGGACTGGAGGATGGAGAATTTAATTCTGGTTTTATCTACTGATTCCtaatttgttttaatcttttcatGGCTCCATTTCCCATCCATAAAACAGATTGCAGGTCATAGCAGATACTGattcctgaattattttttactatatgTCCCTAAAGATCAAGCTCCTTATCTTTGGGTTTTGCTCTCCTGACACCCAGACTCAATTTtcaattatgttttttatttttctttcaagccTAACTATGGTACAGCTTTATGAGAAGGAAAAAGATGAAGATGGATTCTTGTATGTGGCCTACAGCGGAGAGAACACTTTTGGCTTCCAAGGGCCAGTGCTGGGCTAGGCTCATCGTTCCTGCTTGTGGATCTTGTAAATAGCCGGCCATTTTCAGTTGTTCCAGAACCTCTTCACATAGAACTATTAGTGCATTTGTAACTggatttatttcttaatatattgG from Marmota flaviventris isolate mMarFla1 chromosome 18, mMarFla1.hap1, whole genome shotgun sequence includes:
- the Gabarapl2 gene encoding gamma-aminobutyric acid receptor-associated protein-like 2 is translated as MKWMFKEDHSLEHRCVESAKIRAKYPDRVPVIVEKVSGSQIVDIDKRKYLVPSDITVAQFMWIIRKRIQLPSEKAIFLFVDKTVPQSSLTMVQLYEKEKDEDGFLYVAYSGENTFGFQGPVLG